From one Scyliorhinus torazame isolate Kashiwa2021f chromosome 25, sScyTor2.1, whole genome shotgun sequence genomic stretch:
- the rab4b gene encoding ras-related protein Rab-4B yields the protein MSETYDFLFKFLVIGSAGTGKSCLLHQFIENKFKQDSNHTIGVEFGSKVVNVGGKTVKLQIWDTAGQERFRSVTRSYYRGAAGALLVYDITSRETYNALTNWLTDARTLASPNIVIILCGNKKDLDADREVTFLEASRFAQENELMFLETSALTGENVEEAFLKCARTILNKIESGELDPERMGSGIQYGDASLRQLRQPRGMQTQNKQQCNC from the exons ATTTCCTATTCAAGTTCCTGGTGATCGGCAGTGCGGGAACAGGGAAATCATGTCTCCTCCATCAGTTTATTGAAAACAAAT TCAAACAGGATTCCAACCACACGATCGGCGTCGAGTTTGGATCAAAGGTAGTTAATGTAGGCGGCAAAACAGTTAAACTACAGATCTGGGACACAGCGGGACAGGAACGTTTCAG ATCCGTAACGAGGAGTTACTATAGGGGAGCCGCAGGCGCACTTTTGGTATACGACATCACAAG CCGTGAGACGTACAACGCACTTACGAATTGGCTGACGGATGCCCGGACGCTTGCCAGCCCCAATATCGTCATTATTCTCTGTGGCAACAAGAAGGACCTGGATGCAGACCGAGAGGTCACGTTCCTAGAGGCGTCACGCTTTGCACAAGAAAATG AGCTGATGTTTCTGGAGACCAGTGCACTGACTGGAGAAAATGTGGAAGAAGCATTTCTGAAGTGTGCTAGGACCATTTTAAATAAAATTGAATCAG GTGAGCTGGACCCTGAGCGTATGGGCTCAGGAATCCAGTACGGCGATGCCTCCTTACGCCAGCTACGCCAACCGAGAGGCATGCAGACACAAAACAAACAACAGTGCAACTGCTAG